The window CTGGTGGGGCACGCCGACCGCACCGCCCATTTCGCCTGCGCCCTTGCCTTGGCCTGGCCGGACGGCCATGTGGAGACGGTCGAGGGCACGGTCCACGGTACCCTGGTATGGCCACCGCGCGGCGGCAACGGGTTCGGCTACGACCCCATGTTCGTGGCCGACGGCCGGGATCGGACCTTCGGCGAGATGGAGCCGGCGGCCAAGCATGCCATCAGCCACCGGGCCGATGCCTTCCGCAAACTGGTCGCTATTTGTTTCGATACAAGAACAAAATAGCTGGGGCGCGACGGGTCGCGCCGGACACCGCCCATGGACGACACCCTCTCTCTCTATGTCCACTGGCCGTTCTGCCGGTCGAAATGCCCGTACTGCGACTTCAACAGCTATGCCGTCGAGGCCATCGAGCAGGAGCGTTGGCGGGCGTCCCTGCTGCGCGAAATAGAATATTTTGCTAACGAAACGAATGGCCGTAGGCTGGCCAGCGTCTTCTTCGGCGGCGGCACGCCGTCGCTGATGGCGCCGGCCACGGCGGCGGCCGTCATCGCCGCCGCCAAGCGCCATTGGCCGACCACGGACGATCTGGAAATCACGCTGGAGGCCAACCCGACGTCGAGCGAGGCCGGCCATTTCGCAGGCTTGGCCGAGGCCGGCGTCACCCGCCTGTCGCTGGGCGTGCAGTCCTTCGACAACGCCGCGCTGGCCTTCCTGGGCCGCGCCCACGACGCCGCCGAGGCCAAGCGGGCCATCGCGCTGGCCGCCGCCACCTTCGAGCGGTTCTCCTTCGACCTCATCTATGCCCGGCCCGGCCAGACGGTGGACGCCTGGCGGCGCGAACTCGAGGAGGCCCTGGCCTTCGGCCCCGAGCACCTGTCGGTCTACCAGCTGACCATCGAGCCCGGCACCCGCTTCCATGACGATGGCGTCGGCGCCGCCGACGAAGAAACGGCGGCGGCCCTGTACGAGGCCACCCACGAGGTGCTGGCGGCGGCCGGCCTGCCGGCCTACGAGATTTCCAACCACGCCCGGCCCGGCGCCGAATGCCGGCACAACCTCGCCATCTGGCGGGGCAGCAATTACGTGGGCGTCGGCCCCGGCGCCCACGGCCGGCTCTCCGGCCCCGGCGGCACCGAGGCGCTGCGCCAGATCCACACCCCCGGCCGCTGGCTGGCCGCCGTCGACCGCCAGGGCCACGGCACCGTGGAGCGTATTCGCCTGGAGCCGCGCCAGCGGGCCGACGAACTGGTCATGCTGGGGTTGCGCACTACGGAAGGAATCAACCGGGCCCGCTTCACCCGGCACAGCGGCCTCGCCCTTGAGGATGCCGTCGATGCTGGCGCCTTGGCTGAAATGATCGACGGCGGCTTCCTGGAAGCCGACGGCAAAAGCCTGCGCGCCAGCCCCGCCGGCCGCCAGCGGCTCAATGCGGTGCTGGCCCACCTGTTGGCCTGATCCTCAGAACATCGGCGTCGCGAAGCTTTCCGGCGCCTTGTCGACGACACTGAAGCCCTGTCGTCCGACCTGCAGGATGGCGAGTCCCCGTTCGGCCTGGCCGTCCCGGCGCAGCCGGAAAATGCCGTCGCGCCCGAAGAAGCCGCTGGGCTGGGTCAGCGCCTCGATGTCGAAGCGGGCGCCGCCCTCGGAGCGGGCCAGGATCGCCGCCAGCGCCGTGGCGTCGTAGGCCAGCGTTGCCAGGCGCGGCGGCTTGCGGCCGTAGACGTCGTCGTACTGCTTCTCGAATTCGGCCCGCGCCTGGGGCGTGGGCGAGGCGAACCAGCCGCCGACCAGGGCCGGCTCGGCGCCGACTCCCGGCTCGTCCCACTGGCCGGTGCCCAGCATGCGCACGCGGGCCGGATCGATATCGTAGAACGGCAGGTGCGCGGCGATGGCCTGCAGGCGCTTGCCGCCGTCGGCCACCAGCAGGGCGTCGAACGGCAGGTCGCCGATGGTCTGCAGGCTGTTCAGCCGCTGGAGGGCCCGCTGCGCCACCTCGTCGTTGCGCTTCTCCAGTTCGGCGCGCTGCTGGGCCAGGGCCTGGCGGCGCGATTCGAAGCTGGCCAGCTGGCGGACCACGGCGGCGAAATCCTGGGCGTGCGGGTTGTAGTACTGGACCCGCACGACGAGGCCGCCGCCGGCATCGGCGGTGCGCTGCAAGGCGCCGACCACGGCGGCGCCGTATTCGTTGTCCGGCACCAGGGCGGCGAAGCGCAGGAGGCCTTTCGTGCGGGCGTATTCGACCACCCGGCGCACCTCGGTTTCGGGATAGAAGCCCATGGTGAAGATGCCGTCGCCAGCCACCAGGCGGTCGCTGGAGAACGCCACCACCGGCACGCGCGCCGTCCGCGCGATCGGCGTCACCGCCTTGACCGAACTGGACAGCAGGGGTCCCAGGATCAGGGCGGCGCCTTCGCCGATGGCCGTCTCAGCCGCCTGGGCGGCGCCCTCCGGGGTACCCCTGGTGTCGTGAACCAAGAGCTCGAAGTTTTCGTCGGCGAAGTCGAAGATCGCCATCTGGGCGGCGTTCAGCAGGCTCTTGCCGAGCCCCGATTGCGGCCCGCTGAGCGGCAGCAGCAGCGCGACGCGCGGCGCCTGCGCCGACGGAATTCCCGGCATGGCGCCGGCCTCGGCGCCGGCACCGCCGCCCGGCGTCTCGATGCCCGGCGGGCTCAGCAGCGGCGCCAGCGAAGGCACCGGCGGCCTGGCCCCGGGCGCCGAAGGTTGCGGGGCGGCCTGGGTGGGCGGGCCGATCTCGCCTTGCATCCACGGCGGCAATCGGGAAGACTCGCAGGCACCCAGCACCATCACCAAGGCCAACAGGCATGGCGCGGCAGCGAAGCGTTTCAACACATGCGGAAGTCGAGTCATCGGGCGGGGCCAAGTCTCCGAAAATAAAAAGCGCACGTTTCGGCGAAGAGCCTAGCGGGCGCACCGGCGCGAGTAAACCGTCCGTTGCGGCGCCGCGCGGACTTACCCTTGTCGCCACCCCGATCGGCAACGCCGCCGACATCACGTTGCGGGCGCTTGCCGTGCTGGCCGGTGCCGACATCGTCGCCTGCGAGGATACCCGGGTGACGGGCAAACTGCTGGCCATGCACGGCGTTTCGGCGGCCCTCACGCCCTATCACGAGCACAACGCCGCCAAGGTCCGCCCGATGCTGATCAGGCGACTCAAAAATGGCGAAAGCGTGGCGCTGGTTTCCGACGCCGGCACGCCGCTGGTGTCCGATCCCGGCTATCGTCTGGTCCGCGCCTGCCTCGAGGAAGGGATTCCGGTGACGGCGGCGCCGGGCGCCTCTTCCGTGCTCACCGCCTTGCAGCTTTCCGGCCTGCCCAGCGACCGTTTCCTGTTCGCCGGCTTCCTGCCGACCAAGGCCGTGGCCCGGCGGCGCGCGCTCGCCGAGGTTGCCCAGGCGCCGGCCACCCTGGTCTTCCTGGAAAGCGCCAAGCGGCTCGAGGCCGCGTTGGCCGACATGGCCGACGTGCTGGGCGGGCGCGAGGCCGCCGTCGCCCGCGAGCTGACCAAGATGTTCGAGGAGGTGCGCCGCGGGCCGCTGGCCGAGCTGGCCCGTCATTATGCCGAGGCGGGACCGCCCAAGGGCGAGGTCACCGTCGTGGTGGCGCCGCCGCAACCCGAGGCGGAAGCCAGCGAAGCGGCCGTCGAGCGCCTTCTTGCCGAGGCCCTGGCCAGCCAGAGCCTGCGCGACGCCGTCGACGCCGTCGCCGCCGCCACCGGCTGGCCGCGCCGTCGGGTCTACGCCCGCGCCCTGGCCCTCACCGGCGAAAGCGGATGAGGCCGGGCGCCGAACCGGCGGAGGTCGACAGCCGGCGGTTGCGGGCCTGGCGTTACGGCTGGCTGGGCGAGACGCTCGGCGCTCTTGTGCTTGCCGCCAAGGGCTATCGCGTACTGGCCCGCCGCTGGAAGACGGCCGCCGGCGAAATCGACATCGTCGCCCGCCGCCGCGGCGTGCTGGTCTTCGTCGAGGTCAAGGCCCGCCGGGACGCCGACAGCGCCATCGCCGCCATCGGGCCCCGCCAGCGCCGCCGCATCGAGCGGGCCGCCGGGGCTTTCGTCGGCCGGCGGCCGGAGCTGGCCGGCCTGGACTGGCGCTTCGACGTCATGCTGGTGACGCCGTGGGGCCTGCCCCGCCACCTGAAGAACGCCTGGCGGCCCGAGTGAGGACCGCTTTTTTGTATCCGCCCCTCTTCCGGCCCGCCCCGGGCCCCATTAGAATGCAGCGCCGATCAGGCCTGCCACCGCACCGGAGTGTCCCGCCATGAAGCGTTCCCGCGCCGTTACCGCCCTTCGACTTGCCCTCATGTTGGCCGCCGCCGCCAGCCTGCCGGGCTGTGCCGGCGTCCTCGTCGGCGGTGGCGCCGCGGTCGGCACGGCCGCCTATTCGGACCGTGGCGTCGACGGCGCCGCCAGGGACATGAAAATAGGGACCACCATCTACACCCGATTTTTCGACTTCAGCCAGGACCTGGCGATCAAGATCGGCACCGAGGTCTACGACGGGCGGGTGCTGCTGACCGGGGTCGCCGCCAACGAGCAGATGCGGGCCGATGCCGTGCGCATCGCCTGGACCGTCGGCGGCGTCAAGGACGTGCTGAACGAGATCCAGCTGACCGGGGGCAGCGCAGGCGACCTGAGCCGCGATTCGTGGATCACCACCCAGCTCAAGTCCAAGATCACCTTCGACAAGGAGATCATGGCGGTCAACTATTCCATCGAGACGGTCAACCAGACCATCTACCTGATCGGCCTCGCCCAGTCGCGGGCCGAGATGGACCGCGTGATGGCCCACGCGCGCTCCATCGAGTACGTGAAGGACGTGGTCAGCCACGTCAAGATCAAGGGAGCGTCGTGAACCCCGGCCGGACCCCACGCGAACACCTGGCCCGCCTCGGCGGTCTTGCCGACGACGACATCGATCTCGCCGAAGCGGCCCTGACGTTGGCCGCGCTGGAGAGGCCGCGCGTCTCGCTCGAGCCTTATCGCCGCCACCTCGGCAAGGTGACCGCCGAGGCCGGCGCCTATGCCGCCGCCGCCCGCCTGGAGCTGGACGTCAAGGGGCGGGCCGAGGCCCTGGCCCACATCATCGGCCGGCGCTACGGCTACGGTTGCGACGCCGAGAGCTACAACGACCTCGACGCGGCCAACCTGATGCGGGTGATCGACAACCGCCGCGGTCTGCCGGTGGTGCTGGGCATCCTTTACATCCACGTGGCGCGCCGGCTCGGCTGGACCGTGACCGGCCTCGACTTCCCGTCGCGCTTCCTGGTCCGCCTGGAGCACGACGGCCGGCGGCTGATCCTCGACCCGGCCGACGGCGGCGTGGCGCTCGACCCGACGGCGCTGCGCGCCCTGCTGAAGACGGTCGCCGGCAACGACGCCGAGCTGACCCCGGACCACTACCGGCCGGCCGGCAACCGCGCCATCCTTTATCGCATGCAGAACAACA of the Shumkonia mesophila genome contains:
- a CDS encoding BON domain-containing protein → MKRSRAVTALRLALMLAAAASLPGCAGVLVGGGAAVGTAAYSDRGVDGAARDMKIGTTIYTRFFDFSQDLAIKIGTEVYDGRVLLTGVAANEQMRADAVRIAWTVGGVKDVLNEIQLTGGSAGDLSRDSWITTQLKSKITFDKEIMAVNYSIETVNQTIYLIGLAQSRAEMDRVMAHARSIEYVKDVVSHVKIKGAS
- the hemW gene encoding radical SAM family heme chaperone HemW, whose translation is MDDTLSLYVHWPFCRSKCPYCDFNSYAVEAIEQERWRASLLREIEYFANETNGRRLASVFFGGGTPSLMAPATAAAVIAAAKRHWPTTDDLEITLEANPTSSEAGHFAGLAEAGVTRLSLGVQSFDNAALAFLGRAHDAAEAKRAIALAAATFERFSFDLIYARPGQTVDAWRRELEEALAFGPEHLSVYQLTIEPGTRFHDDGVGAADEETAAALYEATHEVLAAAGLPAYEISNHARPGAECRHNLAIWRGSNYVGVGPGAHGRLSGPGGTEALRQIHTPGRWLAAVDRQGHGTVERIRLEPRQRADELVMLGLRTTEGINRARFTRHSGLALEDAVDAGALAEMIDGGFLEADGKSLRASPAGRQRLNAVLAHLLA
- a CDS encoding SirB1 family protein — its product is MNPGRTPREHLARLGGLADDDIDLAEAALTLAALERPRVSLEPYRRHLGKVTAEAGAYAAAARLELDVKGRAEALAHIIGRRYGYGCDAESYNDLDAANLMRVIDNRRGLPVVLGILYIHVARRLGWTVTGLDFPSRFLVRLEHDGRRLILDPADGGVALDPTALRALLKTVAGNDAELTPDHYRPAGNRAILYRMQNNIKVRLLKDGKLEEALRVIEAMALFAPAMPELWREAGLINARLDNLRAAVAALEEFLRRGSGDPERHKATALLQELRGRLN
- a CDS encoding YraN family protein — its product is MRPGAEPAEVDSRRLRAWRYGWLGETLGALVLAAKGYRVLARRWKTAAGEIDIVARRRGVLVFVEVKARRDADSAIAAIGPRQRRRIERAAGAFVGRRPELAGLDWRFDVMLVTPWGLPRHLKNAWRPE
- a CDS encoding penicillin-binding protein activator, which translates into the protein MTRLPHVLKRFAAAPCLLALVMVLGACESSRLPPWMQGEIGPPTQAAPQPSAPGARPPVPSLAPLLSPPGIETPGGGAGAEAGAMPGIPSAQAPRVALLLPLSGPQSGLGKSLLNAAQMAIFDFADENFELLVHDTRGTPEGAAQAAETAIGEGAALILGPLLSSSVKAVTPIARTARVPVVAFSSDRLVAGDGIFTMGFYPETEVRRVVEYARTKGLLRFAALVPDNEYGAAVVGALQRTADAGGGLVVRVQYYNPHAQDFAAVVRQLASFESRRQALAQQRAELEKRNDEVAQRALQRLNSLQTIGDLPFDALLVADGGKRLQAIAAHLPFYDIDPARVRMLGTGQWDEPGVGAEPALVGGWFASPTPQARAEFEKQYDDVYGRKPPRLATLAYDATALAAILARSEGGARFDIEALTQPSGFFGRDGIFRLRRDGQAERGLAILQVGRQGFSVVDKAPESFATPMF
- the rsmI gene encoding 16S rRNA (cytidine(1402)-2'-O)-methyltransferase; this encodes MARQRSVSTHAEVESSGGAKSPKIKSARFGEEPSGRTGASKPSVAAPRGLTLVATPIGNAADITLRALAVLAGADIVACEDTRVTGKLLAMHGVSAALTPYHEHNAAKVRPMLIRRLKNGESVALVSDAGTPLVSDPGYRLVRACLEEGIPVTAAPGASSVLTALQLSGLPSDRFLFAGFLPTKAVARRRALAEVAQAPATLVFLESAKRLEAALADMADVLGGREAAVARELTKMFEEVRRGPLAELARHYAEAGPPKGEVTVVVAPPQPEAEASEAAVERLLAEALASQSLRDAVDAVAAATGWPRRRVYARALALTGESG